A DNA window from Enterobacter cloacae subsp. cloacae ATCC 13047 contains the following coding sequences:
- the purC gene encoding phosphoribosylaminoimidazolesuccinocarboxamide synthase, with protein sequence MQKQAELYRGKAKTVYSTENPDLLVLEFRNDTSAGDGARIEQFDRKGMVNNKFNHFIMTKLAEAGIPTQMEALLSDTECLVKKLDMVPVECVIRNRAAGSLVKRLGIEEGIELNPPLFDLFLKNDAMHDPMVNDSYCETFGWVNKENLARMKELTYKANDVLKKLFDDAGLILVDFKLEFGLFKGEVVLGDEFSPDGSRLWDKETLDKMDKDRFRQSLGGLIEAYEAVAHRLGVKLD encoded by the coding sequence ATGCAGAAGCAAGCTGAGTTGTATCGTGGCAAAGCGAAGACCGTATACAGCACGGAAAACCCGGATCTGTTGGTGCTCGAGTTCCGCAATGATACGTCAGCAGGGGATGGCGCACGCATTGAGCAGTTCGATCGTAAAGGCATGGTGAACAACAAGTTCAACCACTTCATTATGACCAAACTGGCTGAAGCGGGTATCCCGACTCAGATGGAAGCGTTGCTGTCCGATACGGAATGTCTGGTGAAAAAACTGGATATGGTTCCGGTTGAGTGCGTCATTCGTAACCGTGCCGCGGGCTCCCTGGTGAAGCGTCTGGGCATTGAGGAAGGCATCGAGCTGAATCCACCGCTGTTCGATCTGTTCCTGAAAAACGACGCCATGCACGATCCGATGGTCAATGACTCCTACTGTGAAACCTTCGGCTGGGTGAATAAAGAGAACCTGGCGCGCATGAAAGAGCTGACCTACAAAGCCAACGACGTGCTGAAAAAACTGTTTGATGATGCTGGCCTGATCCTCGTCGACTTCAAGCTGGAGTTCGGTCTGTTCAAAGGCGAAGTGGTACTTGGCGACGAATTCTCACCGGACGGCAGCCGTCTGTGGGACAAAGAAACGCTGGATAAAATGGATAAAGACCGTTTCCGTCAGAGCCTGGGTGGCCTGATTGAAGCGTACGAAGCAGTGGCTCACCGTTTAGGCGTTAAGCTCGACTAA
- the dapA gene encoding 4-hydroxy-tetrahydrodipicolinate synthase, whose amino-acid sequence MFTGSIVALVTPMDEKGNVCRSSMKKLIDYHVANGTSAIVSVGTTGESATLSHEEHGDVVMLTLELADGRIPVIAGTGANATAEAISLTQRFNDSGVVGCLTVTPYYNRPTQEGLFQHFKAIAEHTDLPQILYNVPSRTGCDMLPETVGRLSKVKNIIGIKEATGNLSRVHQIKELVSDDFILLSGDDATALDFMQLGGHGVISVTSNVAARDMAEMCKLAAAGHFDEARLINKRLMPLHNKLFVEPNPIPVKWACKELGLVATDTLRLPMTPITDHGREIVTAALKHAGLL is encoded by the coding sequence ATGTTCACGGGAAGTATTGTCGCGCTTGTAACACCGATGGATGAAAAAGGTAATGTCTGCCGGTCAAGCATGAAGAAGCTGATTGATTACCATGTCGCCAATGGAACCTCGGCGATCGTTTCGGTAGGGACTACCGGTGAATCTGCAACGCTGAGCCACGAAGAGCACGGCGATGTGGTGATGTTGACCCTCGAACTGGCTGACGGACGTATTCCGGTCATCGCGGGAACGGGCGCGAATGCAACCGCAGAAGCGATCAGCCTGACCCAACGTTTTAACGACAGCGGCGTTGTTGGCTGTCTGACGGTCACCCCTTACTACAACCGTCCTACTCAGGAAGGTTTGTTCCAGCATTTCAAAGCCATCGCTGAACATACTGACTTGCCACAAATTCTGTATAATGTGCCGTCCCGTACTGGCTGCGATATGCTGCCGGAAACCGTTGGTCGTCTCTCGAAAGTAAAAAATATTATCGGGATTAAAGAGGCGACAGGGAACTTAAGCCGCGTTCATCAGATCAAAGAGCTGGTTTCAGACGACTTTATCCTGTTGAGCGGTGACGATGCGACCGCGCTGGACTTCATGCAGCTCGGTGGTCATGGCGTGATCTCCGTAACGTCGAACGTTGCGGCCCGCGATATGGCGGAAATGTGCAAGCTGGCGGCGGCAGGTCACTTTGATGAAGCCCGTCTCATTAATAAACGTCTGATGCCGTTGCACAATAAATTATTTGTCGAACCCAATCCGATCCCGGTGAAATGGGCATGTAAGGAGTTGGGACTTGTAGCAACCGATACGCTGCGTCTGCCAATGACACCGATTACCGACCACGGTCGTGAAATCGTCACTGCAGCGCTGAAGCATGCCGGTTTGCTGTAA
- a CDS encoding ArsC family reductase encodes MVVMYGIKNCDTIKKARRWLEANNVEYRFHDYRADGLDAEFLHTAINELGWEALLNTRGTTWRKLDESLRASIKDANSAANLMLEMPAIIKRPLLCAPGQPMLLGFSETLYSDFFR; translated from the coding sequence ATGGTTGTCATGTACGGCATTAAAAATTGTGACACGATCAAAAAAGCCCGTCGCTGGCTCGAAGCTAACAACGTCGAGTACCGCTTCCACGATTACCGTGCCGATGGGCTTGATGCAGAATTTCTGCATACCGCCATTAACGAACTGGGGTGGGAAGCGCTGCTGAACACCCGCGGCACGACCTGGCGCAAGCTGGACGAATCACTGCGTGCCAGCATCAAGGATGCCAACAGCGCAGCAAATCTGATGCTTGAAATGCCAGCAATCATCAAACGCCCATTGCTCTGCGCGCCCGGGCAGCCTATGCTGCTGGGTTTCAGTGAAACCCTTTATTCCGACTTTTTTCGTTGA
- a CDS encoding glycine cleavage system transcriptional repressor has product MTTSSQHYLVITALGADRPGIVNTITRHVSSCGCNIEDSRLAMLGEEFTFIMLLSGTWNAITLIESTLPLKGAELDLLIVMKRTNARPRPAMPATVWVQVEVPDSPHLIERFTALFDSHQMNIAELVSRTQPADESAVPTLFIQITAHSPASQDASNIEQAFKALCTELHAQGSISVVNYSQHEQDGVE; this is encoded by the coding sequence TTGACAACCTCATCACAACATTACCTGGTTATCACTGCGCTGGGTGCTGACAGGCCGGGTATCGTGAACACCATTACCCGCCACGTGAGCAGCTGCGGCTGTAATATCGAGGACAGCCGTCTGGCGATGCTGGGCGAAGAGTTCACGTTTATTATGCTGCTGTCCGGGACATGGAACGCCATCACGCTTATCGAATCTACCCTGCCGCTGAAAGGCGCGGAGCTGGATTTGCTGATCGTGATGAAACGCACCAATGCGCGTCCGCGTCCGGCCATGCCTGCCACCGTCTGGGTACAGGTTGAAGTTCCTGATTCCCCTCATCTGATTGAGCGTTTTACCGCTCTGTTTGACAGCCATCAGATGAACATTGCCGAGCTGGTTTCCCGCACACAACCGGCTGATGAGAGTGCCGTTCCTACCCTCTTTATTCAAATCACCGCCCACAGTCCTGCATCACAGGATGCGTCAAATATCGAGCAAGCGTTCAAAGCCCTCTGTACAGAATTACACGCGCAAGGCAGTATAAGCGTCGTAAATTATTCGCAGCATGAACAGGATGGAGTTGAGTAA
- a CDS encoding tRNA(Met) cytidine acetyltransferase TmcA translates to MVAFDQLISQLERTGQRRLVVLSGDAQWSLAQAGALRDTLSGDWVWLDENPSREISGLLGREFRHAVFDARVGFDVSAFAALSGTLRAGSLLVLLAPPLAVWADTPDSDSLRWSDSAEPIPTPNFIRHFCQTITRDPDAIVWQQNQPLTLPPFPDAPDWQPANGAPQREQAEILQALRAMPKGVAAVTAPRGRGKSALAGMLLNSIEGRAVVTAPAKGATEVIARFAGEHFHFMAPDALLASSHHADWLIVDEAAAIPGPVLEKLVARFPRVLLTTTVQGYEGTGRGFLLKFCAQFSALQRYTLSTPVRWAAGCPLERVVASALLFDDTLIDQQPKGEVQLTSLAPDAWEHTPALAASVYELLCAAHYRTSPLDLRRMMDAPGQHVAVAQTDPVIAGALWLVDEGGLSPALSRAVWAGFRRPRGNLVAQSLAAHGGTPLAATLKGRRITRIAVHPHRQREGIGRALIHEACGEDYLSVSFGFTNALWHFWQQCGFELVRIGSHREASSGCYTAMALLPQSEAGHRLCEQARLRLHRDARVLSLWNGEKIPVADEWEATLNSDDWLELAGFAFAHRPFATSVAALTRLLLAVDLPLPALRGKIEARREDAALSDELSLTGRKAVLARLRAETAQALECLDKARSQQLKSDILQWQFFQ, encoded by the coding sequence ATGGTGGCGTTTGACCAACTGATTAGCCAGCTTGAGCGCACCGGCCAGCGTCGGCTGGTGGTGCTCAGCGGTGATGCGCAGTGGTCCCTGGCGCAGGCCGGGGCGCTGCGTGATACGCTTTCCGGGGATTGGGTGTGGCTGGATGAAAACCCTTCCCGGGAGATAAGCGGGCTGCTGGGGCGCGAGTTCCGGCATGCTGTTTTTGATGCCCGCGTCGGGTTTGATGTCTCAGCCTTTGCCGCCCTGAGCGGAACGCTGCGTGCCGGGAGCCTGCTGGTACTGTTGGCCCCCCCGCTTGCGGTGTGGGCAGACACGCCCGACAGTGATTCCCTGCGCTGGAGCGACAGCGCGGAACCCATCCCCACGCCGAATTTCATTCGCCACTTTTGTCAGACGATTACCCGCGACCCCGATGCAATCGTCTGGCAGCAAAACCAGCCGTTAACCCTTCCTCCATTTCCTGATGCCCCTGACTGGCAACCCGCTAACGGTGCACCCCAGCGCGAGCAGGCGGAGATCCTGCAGGCACTTCGTGCAATGCCGAAAGGCGTTGCGGCCGTTACCGCCCCGCGCGGGCGGGGAAAGTCGGCGCTTGCCGGCATGCTGCTGAACAGCATTGAGGGCAGAGCAGTTGTCACCGCACCGGCAAAGGGAGCAACGGAGGTCATCGCACGGTTTGCGGGTGAACATTTTCACTTTATGGCACCGGATGCGCTGCTGGCCTCCTCACACCATGCCGACTGGCTGATTGTCGATGAGGCGGCGGCCATACCCGGCCCTGTGCTGGAGAAGCTGGTTGCGCGCTTTCCACGGGTACTGTTAACCACGACGGTACAAGGGTATGAAGGAACCGGAAGAGGGTTTTTGCTTAAATTCTGCGCGCAGTTCAGCGCCCTGCAGCGTTATACCTTATCCACCCCCGTTCGCTGGGCTGCGGGATGTCCGCTTGAGCGGGTAGTCGCCAGCGCACTGCTGTTTGACGACACGCTCATCGACCAGCAGCCGAAAGGAGAGGTGCAACTGACCTCTCTGGCCCCCGACGCATGGGAGCACACGCCTGCACTCGCCGCGAGTGTCTACGAGCTGCTTTGTGCGGCTCATTACCGTACCTCGCCGCTGGATCTGCGCCGTATGATGGACGCCCCCGGTCAGCACGTTGCCGTCGCGCAAACGGACCCGGTCATTGCGGGCGCGCTGTGGCTGGTAGACGAAGGCGGGTTAAGCCCGGCGCTAAGTCGCGCAGTATGGGCGGGTTTTCGTCGACCTCGCGGCAATCTTGTCGCGCAGTCTCTGGCCGCGCATGGCGGCACGCCTCTGGCAGCAACGCTGAAAGGTCGACGGATCACGCGCATCGCTGTTCACCCTCACCGGCAACGGGAAGGGATCGGCCGGGCGCTCATCCACGAGGCCTGCGGGGAGGATTATCTCTCGGTGAGCTTTGGCTTTACCAATGCGCTGTGGCATTTCTGGCAGCAGTGCGGCTTTGAGCTGGTACGGATAGGCAGCCACCGCGAAGCCAGCAGCGGCTGCTATACCGCAATGGCATTATTGCCGCAAAGTGAGGCGGGGCATCGTCTGTGTGAACAGGCCCGGCTGCGCCTGCATCGCGATGCGCGCGTCTTATCATTGTGGAATGGCGAAAAGATCCCGGTGGCAGATGAGTGGGAAGCTACCCTTAATAGTGACGACTGGCTGGAGCTGGCAGGCTTTGCCTTTGCACACCGGCCCTTTGCTACGTCCGTTGCCGCATTGACGCGTTTGCTGCTCGCCGTCGATCTGCCGCTTCCGGCCCTGCGCGGTAAAATTGAGGCACGAAGAGAGGACGCTGCGCTCAGTGATGAACTGTCGCTCACCGGGCGAAAAGCGGTGCTGGCAAGATTACGCGCTGAAACGGCGCAGGCCCTTGAATGTCTTGATAAAGCACGCAGTCAGCAGCTCAAAAGTGACATTTTGCAATGGCAATTTTTTCAATGA
- the dapE gene encoding succinyl-diaminopimelate desuccinylase — MSCPVIELTQQLIRRPSLSPDDAGCQALMIERLRAIGFTVERMDFGDTQNFWAWRGQGETLAFAGHTDVVPAGDADRWINPPFEPTIRDGMLFGRGAADMKGSLAAMVVAAERFVAQHPNHKNRLAFLITSDEEASAHNGTVKVVEALMARNERLDYCLVGEPSSTEVVGDVVKNGRRGSLTCNLTIHGVQGHVAYPHLADNPVHRAAPMLSELVSIEWDKGNEFFPPTSMQIANVKAGTGSNNVIPGDCFVQFNFRFSTELTDEMIKARVIALLEKYQLRYTVDWWLSGQPFLTQRGKLVDAVVNAIEHYNEIKPQLLTTGGTSDGRFIARMGAQVVELGPVNATIHKINECVNAADLQLLARMYQRIMEQIVA; from the coding sequence ATGTCATGCCCGGTCATTGAGCTGACTCAGCAGCTTATTCGCCGTCCTTCCCTTAGCCCGGACGACGCAGGTTGTCAGGCATTAATGATTGAGCGCCTGCGTGCCATCGGTTTTACCGTGGAGCGTATGGATTTTGGCGACACCCAGAATTTCTGGGCGTGGCGTGGCCAGGGCGAAACGCTGGCCTTTGCCGGGCATACCGACGTGGTTCCCGCAGGTGATGCGGACCGCTGGATCAACCCTCCATTTGAACCAACCATCCGCGATGGCATGCTCTTTGGCCGCGGTGCCGCAGACATGAAAGGTTCCCTGGCGGCAATGGTTGTGGCGGCTGAGCGCTTTGTCGCCCAGCACCCGAACCATAAAAACCGTCTCGCGTTTCTCATTACCTCTGATGAAGAAGCCAGCGCCCATAACGGCACCGTCAAGGTTGTTGAGGCCCTGATGGCCCGCAACGAGCGTCTGGACTACTGTCTGGTCGGCGAGCCGTCCAGCACCGAGGTGGTGGGCGATGTGGTGAAAAATGGCCGCCGCGGTTCGTTAACCTGTAACCTGACCATTCACGGCGTACAGGGACACGTGGCGTACCCGCATCTGGCCGATAACCCAGTTCACCGCGCAGCGCCGATGCTGAGTGAACTGGTGAGCATTGAGTGGGACAAAGGCAATGAGTTCTTCCCCCCAACCAGCATGCAGATTGCGAACGTGAAGGCAGGAACCGGCAGCAACAACGTGATCCCGGGCGATTGTTTCGTTCAGTTTAACTTCCGTTTCAGCACGGAACTGACCGATGAGATGATCAAAGCGCGCGTTATCGCCCTGCTGGAAAAATATCAGCTGCGTTACACCGTGGACTGGTGGCTTTCCGGCCAGCCGTTCCTGACACAGCGTGGCAAACTGGTGGATGCGGTGGTGAACGCCATCGAGCACTATAATGAAATTAAGCCACAACTGCTGACGACGGGTGGCACTTCAGACGGACGTTTTATCGCCCGCATGGGAGCTCAGGTTGTCGAACTGGGGCCAGTGAACGCGACCATTCATAAAATCAATGAGTGTGTAAATGCCGCGGATTTACAACTGCTGGCCCGTATGTATCAACGTATTATGGAGCAAATCGTCGCCTGA
- a CDS encoding YpfN family protein has protein sequence MDWLAKYWWILVLVFLVGVLLNVIKDLKRVDHKKFLANKPDLPPHRDFNDKWDDDDDWPKKDQKK, from the coding sequence ATGGATTGGCTTGCAAAGTACTGGTGGATTCTGGTGTTAGTGTTTCTGGTAGGCGTATTGCTTAACGTGATTAAAGATCTTAAGCGCGTTGACCATAAAAAATTCCTCGCCAACAAGCCGGATCTTCCGCCTCATCGTGATTTTAACGACAAGTGGGATGACGACGACGACTGGCCGAAGAAAGACCAGAAGAAGTAA
- a CDS encoding AI-2E family transporter, with protein sequence MLEMLMQWYRRRFSDPEAIALLVILVAGFGILFFFSGLLAPLLVAIVLAYLLEWPTARLENIGCSRRWATSIVLVLFVGILLLMAFVVMPVAWQQGINLIRDMPGMLNKLSDFAATLPRRYPALMDAGIIDAMAENMRARIMTMGDSVVKYSLASLVGLLTLAVYLVLVPLMVFFLVKDKDQMLNAVRRILPRNRGLAGQVWEEMNQQITNYIRGKVLEMIVVGVATWIGFLIFGLNYSLLLAVLVGLSVLIPYIGAFVVTIPVVGVALFQFGLGTEFWSCFAVYLIIQALDGNLLVPVLFSEAVNLHPLVIILSVVIFGGLWGFWGVFFAIPLATLIKAVVHAWPDVPAVEEK encoded by the coding sequence ATGCTCGAAATGTTAATGCAGTGGTACCGGCGCCGGTTTAGCGACCCGGAAGCCATTGCTTTGCTGGTTATTCTGGTTGCCGGGTTCGGTATTCTGTTCTTCTTCAGCGGCCTTCTGGCACCACTGCTGGTGGCCATTGTGCTGGCCTATCTGCTGGAGTGGCCAACCGCGCGGCTGGAGAATATCGGCTGCTCCCGACGCTGGGCGACCAGCATCGTGCTGGTGCTGTTTGTTGGCATTCTGCTGTTGATGGCGTTTGTGGTCATGCCCGTCGCCTGGCAGCAGGGGATCAACCTGATCCGCGATATGCCCGGCATGTTAAATAAGCTTTCTGATTTTGCCGCCACGCTGCCGCGTCGTTATCCGGCGCTGATGGACGCGGGGATCATCGATGCGATGGCCGAAAACATGCGCGCCCGCATCATGACCATGGGCGATTCGGTGGTGAAATACTCCCTGGCGTCGCTGGTTGGGCTCCTTACGCTCGCCGTCTACCTGGTGCTGGTGCCGTTGATGGTGTTCTTCCTGGTGAAGGACAAAGACCAGATGCTCAACGCCGTGCGGCGTATTCTGCCGCGTAATCGCGGGCTGGCCGGGCAGGTGTGGGAAGAGATGAATCAGCAGATCACCAACTACATTCGCGGCAAGGTGCTGGAGATGATTGTGGTTGGGGTCGCGACGTGGATTGGCTTCCTGATCTTCGGGCTTAACTACTCGCTGCTGCTGGCGGTGCTGGTGGGGCTGTCGGTTCTTATTCCGTATATTGGCGCTTTTGTGGTCACCATTCCGGTTGTTGGGGTCGCGCTGTTCCAGTTTGGCCTGGGCACCGAGTTCTGGAGTTGCTTCGCGGTGTACCTGATTATTCAGGCCCTGGATGGCAATCTGCTGGTGCCGGTGCTGTTCTCAGAAGCGGTGAATCTGCATCCGCTGGTGATTATCTTATCGGTGGTGATTTTCGGCGGGCTGTGGGGATTCTGGGGCGTGTTCTTTGCTATTCCGCTGGCGACGCTGATTAAAGCCGTCGTCCATGCATGGCCGGATGTGCCAGCGGTGGAAGAGAAGTAG
- the ypfH gene encoding esterase, producing MKHDHFVVQSPDKPAKQLLLLFHGVGDNAVNMGEIGRWFAPVFPEALIVSIGGVEPCGPDGRQWFSVQGVTEENRQARIDAIMPVFIETVRYWQQQSGVGADATALIGFSQGSIMSLESVKAEPGLASRVIAFNGRFATLPTSATTQTTIHLIHGGEDRVIELSHAVAAQEALIREGGDVTLDIVDDLGHAIDDRSMQFALDHLRYTVPKHYFDEALSGGKPDDDDIVEFM from the coding sequence ATGAAACACGATCATTTTGTTGTTCAAAGCCCCGACAAACCGGCTAAACAGTTACTGTTGCTGTTTCATGGCGTTGGCGATAACGCCGTCAATATGGGAGAGATTGGTCGCTGGTTTGCACCTGTTTTTCCTGAGGCGCTGATTGTCAGTATCGGCGGCGTGGAGCCGTGTGGCCCTGACGGACGGCAGTGGTTCTCCGTTCAGGGCGTGACGGAAGAGAACCGTCAGGCGCGTATTGATGCCATTATGCCGGTCTTTATCGAAACCGTGCGTTACTGGCAGCAGCAGAGCGGCGTCGGTGCCGACGCGACCGCGCTGATTGGCTTTTCACAGGGGTCAATTATGTCGCTGGAGAGCGTGAAAGCAGAGCCGGGTCTGGCTTCGCGCGTGATTGCCTTTAACGGCCGTTTCGCGACGCTACCGACGAGCGCGACCACGCAGACGACGATCCACCTGATCCACGGTGGCGAAGACCGGGTGATTGAGCTTTCGCATGCCGTAGCTGCGCAGGAAGCCCTGATCCGGGAAGGCGGGGATGTGACGCTGGATATCGTTGACGATCTGGGTCATGCGATTGACGATCGCAGCATGCAGTTTGCGCTCGACCATCTGCGCTATACCGTACCGAAGCACTACTTTGATGAAGCGCTCAGCGGCGGTAAGCCGGACGATGATGATATTGTTGAGTTTATGTGA
- the bcp gene encoding thioredoxin-dependent thiol peroxidase has translation MNPLKAGDIAPKFSLPDQDGEQVNLTDFQGQRVLVYFYPKAMTPGCTVQACGLRDNMDELKKAGVEVLGISTDKPEKLSRFAEKELLNFTLLSDEDHQVCEQFGVWGEKTFMGKTYDGIHRISFLIDADGKVEHVFDDFKTSNHHDVVLNWLKQSA, from the coding sequence ATGAACCCACTGAAAGCCGGTGACATCGCACCGAAATTTAGCTTACCGGATCAGGATGGTGAGCAAGTAAATTTGACCGACTTCCAGGGACAGCGTGTTCTGGTCTATTTCTACCCGAAAGCCATGACCCCGGGCTGCACCGTGCAGGCCTGCGGCTTACGCGACAACATGGATGAGTTGAAAAAAGCCGGCGTGGAAGTGCTGGGCATCAGCACCGATAAGCCAGAAAAGCTGTCACGATTTGCTGAAAAAGAGCTGCTGAACTTCACGCTGCTTTCCGACGAAGATCATCAGGTCTGTGAGCAGTTCGGCGTCTGGGGCGAGAAGACGTTTATGGGCAAAACCTATGACGGCATTCACCGCATCAGCTTCCTGATTGACGCTGACGGTAAAGTGGAACATGTCTTTGACGACTTCAAAACCAGCAACCACCACGACGTGGTGCTGAACTGGCTGAAACAAAGTGCCTGA
- a CDS encoding neutral zinc metallopeptidase: MRWQGRRESDNVEDRRGDSGGGPSMGGPGFRLPSGKGGIILLIVVLVAGYYGVDLTGLMTGQPLQQQQQSQRSINPNEDEAAKFTSVILATTEDTWSQQFEKMGRNYQQPKLVMYRGATRTGCGTGHSVMGPFYCPADSTVYIDLSFYDDMKRKLGADGDFAQGYVIAHEVGHHVQKLLGIEPKVRQLQQNASQAEVNRLSVRMELQADCFAGVWGNSMQKQGVLESGDLEEALNAAEAIGDDRLQQQSQGRVVPDSFTHGTSEQRYTWFKRGFDSGDPAQCNTFGKAM, translated from the coding sequence ATGCGCTGGCAAGGGCGTCGTGAAAGTGACAATGTAGAAGACAGACGTGGTGATAGCGGTGGCGGCCCTTCCATGGGTGGCCCCGGTTTCCGTTTACCCAGCGGAAAAGGCGGAATCATTCTGCTGATTGTGGTGCTGGTTGCGGGTTACTACGGGGTCGATCTCACCGGGTTAATGACCGGTCAGCCGCTGCAGCAACAGCAGCAATCTCAGCGCTCCATCAACCCAAATGAAGATGAAGCGGCCAAATTTACCTCCGTTATTCTCGCGACCACTGAAGACACGTGGAGCCAGCAGTTTGAGAAAATGGGGCGCAACTACCAGCAGCCGAAGCTGGTGATGTACCGTGGTGCGACCCGCACTGGCTGCGGCACCGGACACTCGGTGATGGGGCCGTTCTACTGTCCGGCAGACAGCACCGTCTATATCGATCTCTCTTTTTATGATGACATGAAACGCAAACTCGGTGCCGACGGTGATTTTGCTCAGGGCTACGTGATTGCGCATGAAGTGGGGCATCACGTGCAAAAATTGCTGGGCATTGAGCCTAAGGTTCGCCAGCTTCAGCAAAACGCCTCGCAGGCAGAGGTCAATCGCCTTTCCGTGCGTATGGAGCTGCAGGCGGACTGCTTCGCGGGCGTCTGGGGTAACAGCATGCAGAAGCAGGGCGTGCTGGAATCTGGCGACCTGGAAGAGGCGTTAAATGCCGCAGAGGCCATTGGTGACGACCGTCTCCAGCAGCAGAGCCAGGGCCGGGTTGTGCCGGACAGCTTCACTCACGGGACGTCAGAACAACGTTACACCTGGTTTAAACGCGGTTTTGACAGCGGTGACCCGGCGCAGTGCAATACCTTCGGTAAAGCCATGTAA
- the ypfM gene encoding protein YpfM: protein MIERELGNWKDFIEGMLRK, encoded by the coding sequence ATGATTGAACGTGAACTGGGGAACTGGAAAGATTTTATCGAAGGCATGCTTCGTAAATGA
- the bamC gene encoding outer membrane protein assembly factor BamC, with protein sequence MAYSVQKSRLAKVASVSLVMLLAACSSDSRYKRQVSGDESYLDATPLAELHAPAGMILPIQNGDYNIPVTNGSGPVGKALDIRPPAQPLALVSGARTQFTGDTASLMVESARGSTLWPQVVSVIQSKNYTIDKRDDASQTLTTDWIEWNRLDEDQQYRGRYQVSVKPQGYQQAVTVKLLNLEQAGKPVADAASMQRYSTEMLNVIAAGLDKNATDAANASQNRNGMTFDVQSGADDTGLPMLVVRAPFNQTWQRLPATLEKVGMKVTDSTRSTGSITATYKPLSDSAWQELGARDPQLASGDYKIQVGDLDNRSSLQFIDPKGHTLTQSQNDALVAVFQAAFSK encoded by the coding sequence ATGGCTTATTCAGTACAGAAGTCGCGCCTGGCGAAGGTTGCGAGTGTTTCGCTTGTTATGCTGCTCGCTGCCTGTAGTTCAGACTCGCGCTACAAGCGCCAGGTGAGCGGTGATGAATCCTATCTGGATGCGACCCCGCTTGCTGAACTTCATGCACCGGCTGGCATGATCCTGCCGATTCAGAACGGCGATTATAATATCCCCGTGACCAACGGCAGCGGCCCGGTGGGCAAAGCGCTTGATATTCGTCCGCCAGCACAGCCTCTGGCGCTGGTGAGCGGGGCGCGCACCCAGTTTACCGGTGATACCGCGTCTCTGATGGTGGAAAGCGCACGTGGCAGCACGCTGTGGCCACAGGTGGTGAGCGTCATTCAGTCGAAGAACTACACGATTGACAAGCGTGATGACGCCAGCCAGACGTTAACCACCGACTGGATCGAGTGGAACCGTCTGGATGAAGACCAGCAGTACCGTGGTCGTTATCAAGTCTCCGTTAAACCGCAGGGCTATCAGCAGGCGGTTACCGTTAAGCTGTTGAACCTGGAGCAGGCGGGTAAACCGGTGGCGGATGCTGCCTCTATGCAGCGTTACAGCACTGAAATGCTGAACGTGATTGCTGCGGGCCTGGATAAGAACGCCACAGACGCGGCTAACGCCTCACAGAACCGCAACGGCATGACGTTTGATGTCCAGAGCGGCGCGGATGATACCGGCCTGCCAATGCTGGTTGTTCGTGCGCCATTCAACCAGACCTGGCAGCGCCTGCCAGCGACGCTGGAGAAAGTGGGCATGAAGGTGACCGACAGCACGCGTTCAACCGGTAGCATAACCGCAACGTATAAGCCGCTGTCCGACAGCGCATGGCAGGAGCTGGGCGCACGCGATCCACAGCTCGCTTCCGGCGACTACAAGATTCAGGTAGGCGACCTTGATAACCGCAGTAGCCTGCAGTTTATCGATCCGAAAGGTCACACGCTGACCCAGTCGCAGAACGATGCGCTGGTCGCGGTCTTCCAGGCTGCATTCAGCAAATAA